The following proteins are encoded in a genomic region of Ammospiza caudacuta isolate bAmmCau1 chromosome 3, bAmmCau1.pri, whole genome shotgun sequence:
- the BTBD3 gene encoding BTB/POZ domain-containing protein 3 isoform X1 gives MVDEKGKNMKCLTFFLMLPETVKNRSKKSSKKGNSSSSSNSKLPPVCYEIITLKTKKKKKMAADIFPRKKPANTNTTAVQQYHQQNLNNNNTIPAPNWQGLYPTIRERNAVMFNNDLMADVHFVVGPPGGTQRLPGHKYVLAVGSSVFHAMFYGELAEDKDEIRIPDVEPAAFLAMLKYIYCDEIDLAADTVLATLYAAKKYIVPHLARACVNFLETSLSAKNACVLLSQSCLFEEPDLTQRCWEVIDAQAELALKSEGFCDIDFQTLESILRRETLNAKEIVVFEAALSWAEVECQRQELTATIENKRKVLGKALYLIRIPTMALDDFANGAAQSGILTLNETNDIFLWYTAAKKPELQFVSKPRKGLVPQRCHRFQSCAYRSNQWRYRGRCDSIQFAVDKRVFIAGFGLYGSSCGSAEYSAKIELKRQGVILGQNLSKYFSDGSSNTFPVWFEYPVQIEPDTFYTASVILDGNELSYFGQEGMTEVQCGKVTVQFQCSSDSTNGTGVQGGQIPELIFYA, from the exons ATGGTagatgagaaaggaaagaacATGAAATGTCTCACCTTCTTCTTGATGCTTCCAGAGACGGTCAAGAACAGGTCTAAGAAGAGCTCTAAGAAAGGAaatagcagcagcagtagcaacaGCAAATTGCCTCCAGTTTGCTATGAAATCATTACCTTGAAGaccaaaaagaagaagaagatggcTGCTGATATTTTTCCCCGAAAGAAACCAGCTAATACTAATACAACTGCTGTCCAGCAGTACCATCAGCAAAATCTCAATAACAACAACACTATTCCTGCACCTAATTGGCAAGGACTTTATCCAACTATCAGAGAGAG AAATGCAGTGATGTTCAACAATGACTTGATGGCAGATGTTCATTTTGTGGTCGGGCCACCAGGTGGGACCCAGCGGCTGCCAGGACACAAA TACGTCCTGGCTGTTGGGAGCTCAGTATTCCATGCAATGTTTTACGGAGAGCTCGCTGAGGACAAAGATGAAATCCGTATACCAGATGTTGagcctgctgctttccttgcaATGCTGAA gtACATCTATTGTGACGAGATCGATTTGGCAGCAGACACTGTTCTGGCCACTCTTTATGCTGCCAAGAAGTACATTGTCCCTCACCTGGCCCGTGCCTGCGTTAACTTTCTCGAGACAAGCCTGAGTGCAAAGAATGCCTGCgtgctgctctcccagagctgcttaTTCGAGGAACCTGACCTGACCCAGCGCTGCTGGGAAGTGATTGATGCCCAAGCTGAGCTCGCTTTGAAGTCTGAGGGCTTCTGTGACATTGATTTCCAGACACTTGAAAGCATTCTCCGAAGGGAGACTCTGAATGCCAAAGAAATCGTCGTTTTCGAGGCggctctgagctgggctgaggtggAGTGCCAGCGGCAGGAGCTGACGGCCACCATCGAGAACAAGCGCAAGGTGCTGGGCAAGGCTCTCTACCTGATCCGCATCCCCACCATGGCCCTGGACGACTTCGCCAACGGCGCCGCCCAGTCGGGGATCCTGACTCTGAACGAAACCAACGACATCTTCCTGTGGTACACGGCCGCCAAGAAGCCGGAGCTGCAGTTTGTCAGCAAGCCCCGCAAGGGCCTCGTCCCTCAGCGCTGCCACCGCTTCCAGTCCTGCGCTTACCGCAGCAACCAGTGGCGCTACCGGGGCCGCTGCGACAGCATCCAGTTCGCTGTCGACAAGAGAGTGTTCATTGCTGGCTTTGGGCTCTATGGCTCCAGCTGTGGCTCGGCAGAGTACAGCGCTAAGATTGAACTGAAGCGACAAGGGGTTATCCTGGGCCAGAACTTGAGTAAATACTTCTCGGATGGTTCTAGTAACACTTTTCCCGTGTGGTTTGAGTACCCGGTGCAGATTGAGCCTGACACCTTTTACACAGCGAGCGTGATTCTGGATGGTAATGAACTCAGCTACTTTGGACAAGAAGGAATGACAGAAGTTCAGTGTGGGAAGGTGACTGTTCAGTTCCAGTGCTCCTCGGACAGTACGAATGGCACAGGGGTACAGGGAGGACAAATTCCTGAACTCATATTTTATGCTTGA
- the BTBD3 gene encoding BTB/POZ domain-containing protein 3 isoform X2, which yields MAADIFPRKKPANTNTTAVQQYHQQNLNNNNTIPAPNWQGLYPTIRERNAVMFNNDLMADVHFVVGPPGGTQRLPGHKYVLAVGSSVFHAMFYGELAEDKDEIRIPDVEPAAFLAMLKYIYCDEIDLAADTVLATLYAAKKYIVPHLARACVNFLETSLSAKNACVLLSQSCLFEEPDLTQRCWEVIDAQAELALKSEGFCDIDFQTLESILRRETLNAKEIVVFEAALSWAEVECQRQELTATIENKRKVLGKALYLIRIPTMALDDFANGAAQSGILTLNETNDIFLWYTAAKKPELQFVSKPRKGLVPQRCHRFQSCAYRSNQWRYRGRCDSIQFAVDKRVFIAGFGLYGSSCGSAEYSAKIELKRQGVILGQNLSKYFSDGSSNTFPVWFEYPVQIEPDTFYTASVILDGNELSYFGQEGMTEVQCGKVTVQFQCSSDSTNGTGVQGGQIPELIFYA from the exons atggcTGCTGATATTTTTCCCCGAAAGAAACCAGCTAATACTAATACAACTGCTGTCCAGCAGTACCATCAGCAAAATCTCAATAACAACAACACTATTCCTGCACCTAATTGGCAAGGACTTTATCCAACTATCAGAGAGAG AAATGCAGTGATGTTCAACAATGACTTGATGGCAGATGTTCATTTTGTGGTCGGGCCACCAGGTGGGACCCAGCGGCTGCCAGGACACAAA TACGTCCTGGCTGTTGGGAGCTCAGTATTCCATGCAATGTTTTACGGAGAGCTCGCTGAGGACAAAGATGAAATCCGTATACCAGATGTTGagcctgctgctttccttgcaATGCTGAA gtACATCTATTGTGACGAGATCGATTTGGCAGCAGACACTGTTCTGGCCACTCTTTATGCTGCCAAGAAGTACATTGTCCCTCACCTGGCCCGTGCCTGCGTTAACTTTCTCGAGACAAGCCTGAGTGCAAAGAATGCCTGCgtgctgctctcccagagctgcttaTTCGAGGAACCTGACCTGACCCAGCGCTGCTGGGAAGTGATTGATGCCCAAGCTGAGCTCGCTTTGAAGTCTGAGGGCTTCTGTGACATTGATTTCCAGACACTTGAAAGCATTCTCCGAAGGGAGACTCTGAATGCCAAAGAAATCGTCGTTTTCGAGGCggctctgagctgggctgaggtggAGTGCCAGCGGCAGGAGCTGACGGCCACCATCGAGAACAAGCGCAAGGTGCTGGGCAAGGCTCTCTACCTGATCCGCATCCCCACCATGGCCCTGGACGACTTCGCCAACGGCGCCGCCCAGTCGGGGATCCTGACTCTGAACGAAACCAACGACATCTTCCTGTGGTACACGGCCGCCAAGAAGCCGGAGCTGCAGTTTGTCAGCAAGCCCCGCAAGGGCCTCGTCCCTCAGCGCTGCCACCGCTTCCAGTCCTGCGCTTACCGCAGCAACCAGTGGCGCTACCGGGGCCGCTGCGACAGCATCCAGTTCGCTGTCGACAAGAGAGTGTTCATTGCTGGCTTTGGGCTCTATGGCTCCAGCTGTGGCTCGGCAGAGTACAGCGCTAAGATTGAACTGAAGCGACAAGGGGTTATCCTGGGCCAGAACTTGAGTAAATACTTCTCGGATGGTTCTAGTAACACTTTTCCCGTGTGGTTTGAGTACCCGGTGCAGATTGAGCCTGACACCTTTTACACAGCGAGCGTGATTCTGGATGGTAATGAACTCAGCTACTTTGGACAAGAAGGAATGACAGAAGTTCAGTGTGGGAAGGTGACTGTTCAGTTCCAGTGCTCCTCGGACAGTACGAATGGCACAGGGGTACAGGGAGGACAAATTCCTGAACTCATATTTTATGCTTGA